Proteins encoded together in one Anticarsia gemmatalis isolate Benzon Research Colony breed Stoneville strain chromosome 1, ilAntGemm2 primary, whole genome shotgun sequence window:
- the LOC142976166 gene encoding tax1-binding protein 3 homolog codes for MAKMAFQHQAGTAMECLSIPITLQKEAGVDSEGREVMKCGFKIGGGIDQDYRKSPQGYTDNGIYVTEVHEGSPAAKSGLRMHDKILQCNGYDFTMVTHKKAVSYIKKHPILNLLVARKGVTST; via the exons ATGGCGAAAATGGCATTTCAACATCAAGCTGGAACAGCTATGGAGTGTCTCAGT ATACCAATAACACTCCAAAAAGAAGCTGGTGTCGACTCTGAAGGTAGAGAAGTTATGAAGTGCGGTTTCAAAATTGGCGGTGGAATAGACCAGGATTATCGTAAAAGTCCCCAAGGATATACTGACAAT GGAATATACGTAACAGAAGTTCATGAAGGTAGTCCTGCTGCTAAATCTGGACTAAGGATGCatgacaaaatattacaatgtaatGGATATGACTTTACAATGGTAACCCATAAAAAAGCAGTTAGTTATATAAAGAAACACCCTATCCTAAACTTGTTAGTTGCAAGAAAAGGTGTTACTTCtacataa
- the LOC142976177 gene encoding NADH dehydrogenase [ubiquinone] 1 alpha subcomplex assembly factor 2 yields MANGESRNLLLVVLRNFVNSFRPRQIRGNKMGKDYLGNIYFEIPADPSIGKRKASRWYDPPKGQDFQEPIPAEWEAWLRMRRPVPPTEEEIEKNLAIAKMKKINAAKIEEQRLAEGGSLPTLPERGHESFPVYPGMSPGDPDNKPGKQ; encoded by the exons ATGGCCAACGGTGAATCCAGAAACTTGTTGCTCGTAGTATTAAGAAATTTTGTCAATTCCTTCAGACCCCGTCAGATCAGAGGAAATAAAATGG GAAAAGATTACTTGggtaatatttactttgaaatccCTGCTGATCCTAGTATTGGTAAGAGAAAGGCATCAAGATGGTATGATCCACCTAAAGGTCAAGACTTTCAGGAACCTATCCCTGCTGAGTGGGAAGCTTGGTTGAGAATGAGGAG ACCAGTTCCACCAACAGAAGAGGAGATTGAGAAAAATCTGGCCATTgctaaaatgaaaaaaataaatgcagCTAAAATTGAAGAACAAAGATTAGCTGAGGGAGGTTCTTTGCCCACTTTACCTGAGAGAGGACATGAATCCTTTCCTGTCTATCCTGGCATGTCACCGGGTGACCCTGACAATAAACCTGGAAAACAATAG